Below is a window of Streptomyces sp. NBC_00223 DNA.
ACCACCGCGGCCAGCGCCCCGCCCGGCGCCTCGCCCCGCCGCAGCCGGCCCGCGACCATCGCCCACAGCAGCGCCGAGTCGCTGCGCGCCTCGGCCGCGAGCACTTCGGCCGAGGACAGCCCCGGGGTGGGCAGCCGGGTCCAGTCGGCGACGGCGCCGTTGTGACTGAACAGCCAGCGCCCGTCCCGGAAGGGCGCCGCCGCGCTCTCGTCCTGCGTGGTGCCCTCGGTGGCCGAGCGCACGGCGGCGAGTACGGCGCCGCTGCGGATCGTACGGACCAGATCCGGGACGTTCGCGTCCGCCCAGAAGGGGACGGCCCGCCGGTAGCGGGCGGGCTGCGGAAAGCCGACGTCGTCCCCGGCGGGACCCCCTACGCCGGCCGGAGACCCGGCGCCGACCGGACCCCCGGCATCGGCCGGAGCCCCGGCGCCGACCGGGTACCAGCCGAAGCCGAACCCGTCCGCGTTCACCGTCCCGTACCGCTGCCGCCGCGGCCGCCACGACTGCTCGTACAGCCCGCGCTCGGGCTCGGTGAGCAGCCGCGCCAGCGGGACCGGCGGCCCCACGTAAGCGAGATGACGGCACATCAGCCGGCCTCCCCTGGGGCCGTGTCGCGCGCGGTGCGGAAGCCGGAGAAGATCTGCCGCCTGATGGGGTAGTCCCAGTTGCGGAACGTACCGCGCGCGGCGACCGGGTCCACTCCGAAGGCGCCGCCGCGCAGCACCTTGTAGTCGGGCCCGAAGAAGACCTCCGAGTACTCCTTGTAGGGGAAGACGGCGAAGCCCGGGTAGGGGGAGAAGTCCGAGGACGTCCACTCCCAGACGTCGCCGACGAGCTGCCGGGCGCCGCTGGGGGCCGCGCCTGCCGGATAGGCGCCCGCGGGCGCGGGCCGCAGATGGCGCTGGCCGAGATTGGCGTGCTCGGGTCCCGGGTCGGCGTCGCCCCACGGGTAGCGGCGGGAACGGCCGGTCGCGGGGTCGTGGCGGGCGGCCTTCTCCCACTCGGCCTCGGTCGGCAGCCGCCGGCCGGCCCAGCGGGCGTAGGCGTCGGCCTCGTACCAGCACACGTGGACCACGGGCTCGTCGCCGGGGACGGGCTCGACGTGGCCGAACCGCCGCCGGACCCAGTCGCCGCTGCCGCCGCCGTCCCGGGACCAGAACAGCGGCGCCTCAAGGCCCGCCTCCTGGACGTGGCGCCAGCCCTCGGGCGTCCACCACTTCGGGTCGCGGTAGCCGCCCGCGGCGATGAACTCCTGGTAGGCGGCGTTGGTGACCGGCACGGTGTCCAGCCAGAAGGCGGGTACGTCGACGGTGTGCGCGGGCAG
It encodes the following:
- the egtB gene encoding ergothioneine biosynthesis protein EgtB, translating into MTPDPSATSTPRSPSDPSARALAALETARRRTLALTDAVTDADLTAQHSPLMSPLVWDLAHIGNQEELWLVREAGGRPGLRPDLDHLYDAFQHPRADRPALPLLGPADARAYVAAVRAETLDVLATADTGQDNPERLLAGAFVFGMLAQHEQQHDETMLATHQLRQGPPVLDAPAPPRAEGAAALPREVLVPGGPFTMGTSTDPWALDNELPAHTVDVPAFWLDTVPVTNAAYQEFIAAGGYRDPKWWTPEGWRHVQEAGLEAPLFWSRDGGGSGDWVRRRFGHVEPVPGDEPVVHVCWYEADAYARWAGRRLPTEAEWEKAARHDPATGRSRRYPWGDADPGPEHANLGQRHLRPAPAGAYPAGAAPSGARQLVGDVWEWTSSDFSPYPGFAVFPYKEYSEVFFGPDYKVLRGGAFGVDPVAARGTFRNWDYPIRRQIFSGFRTARDTAPGEAG